In Epinephelus moara isolate mb chromosome 20, YSFRI_EMoa_1.0, whole genome shotgun sequence, the genomic stretch GAGTCTAAAGGATCGCTGTCTCCAATAGAGTTCTGTGCAATGACTCGGAAGTAGTACTTCCTCCCGGGAAGCAGTCCAGTGATGGTGTACTTGCTGCTGAAGACACGCTCGGCCACGGTGAACCAGGAGGTAGTGCTGGTGTCACGTTTGAGGATGATGTAATGCGCTCCTTCGTCGTCGTCAGCCATGTCTGGGGTGTGATCCCACTGCAGGGTCACTGTGCCCGGAACCTCCTCTTCCAGGCGGAGGTTTTTTGGTGGTCGAGGGAAGTCTGAGGGACAGAGGAGTACAGAGAGAGggtgatgaggaggagaaatatttcattataagCCTTTGTATGGTCTAGGACTTTCCACAACACAATGTAACCcctgatatacatatatactttGATGGACTACATTGTCAGGTAAAATAAAGTacataaatgttaaaaacagcatACAATTAAAGACGACATGCATATAAAATTTAGCCTTCGTCACTTACCTGTAACCCTGATATTGATGTCATAGTGAGCTTCTCCGTTGTCGTTCTTCAGGTGGACACGGTAAATGCCAGAGTCAGATCGCTGAGAGGAGACAATGAGGAACTGGGAGTGATTCTTGCTCTTGGTGATGACTTCCCGTCCTTTAGTGATGACGCCATCCTTGAACCAGGTTACCACCGGGGGAGGTGAAGCCTGTAACAGTGACGAAAGGGAAGGGTTAATAGGTAAGAACTAATAGGATTTATGTGGAGCATGCTAGTCTCAAAGAAATATCGGAAAATTCTGAGCAGATCAAAGTCTTACAGTGAAGTTGAGGTTAAGGCAAAGTGCTGTTCCAGCTCGGACAACCATCGGGCTCCTCAGCTTCCCCAGAGGATCAAACCTGGGTGCCACTGTATGggggaaaaatacaaaaatgtaatagAAATGAAAAAACTAAGTAGGAAAACAGAAGACTATAAGAGAATGCAGTCGTATTACCAGGTGGAGGCATGGCCAGTACACCCTCCGACAGCTCAATGGGCTCCCCCACTCCTCCTTCATTGACAGCGCGGATACGGAAGTGGTATTTCTTCCGCTCTTGAAGTCCTCCGACATTGAAGGCCGTACCAGCGATGGGGATCTTGGTGGCCTTGGACCACTCTTTAGCATCTTCGGCACGTACCTCTAGGATGTAACCCGAGGGCTCGTCTCCCTGCTCTGGAGGAGTCCACCTCAGAGAAATGGAGGAGTTTGTTgaatcagacacacacaggttcCTCACCAGGCCGGGAGCTCCTACAggagaaaagtattttttagaTAGTCGTGATAGTAAGGATACAAAAAGGGAAGGAGGCAGTGAAGCACTCACTTATTGGGTCTTTGGCCAGGACAGCATTAGAGACGGTGCTGGGATGACCTGCTCCAGCCCTGTTTACACTAATGACTCTAAACTCGTACTCCATATCGCTCACAAGCCCCTCCACCATGAATTTTGTATCTGAAAACAGTAATATAGGGACAAATTCAATGCATGAAATGTAACCTGAAACAGAGGATGTATGTACCATGCAGGTTTAATGTATAGAGTAATGGTTGACTTAATACAAGTTAAACACCTACTCAGGAATGTCTGtattaaaaatgtgtaaacaaagtgaaaagtgaaagaTTATGTCAAATCTATTGAAACTAGACATGATAACAAAACATGATAGCTGATAGTCTGACCTGTGAGCAGCTCCTTGTTGACCTGTAACCACATGTTActccccttcttcctcctctccaggACGTAGCCCAGAACTGGGGCTCCACCATCGCTGCCTGGAGGTGTCCAGCTCACTGTCATGGTGTCCTTGGTTATATTAGACACCTGGGGCTGGGACGATGTGCCCGGAGGCTCTGGGTAGACGGATTTCAAACAGAAGAAGTGTTCTCAGTCATAAGATATGAAGAGAAGGGAGCTAGTAGAGAAGGTGAGTTTAACAATGACATGATTGTTTTAATAGCTGTGATGACAAGTCTCAGCTCTGAGCTCTTTAAACACTTCTCTCTAACTTTCTTATCCTCGACGTTTTGAGAAATGTGTTTGATGATGGcttatataatataaaattatCTCTCACCTACAGGCTCTCCGGCGCGTACCTCCTCTGTCTCAAGAGGGTCGCTCATTCCCTCCACGTTGACAGCCCTGATGCGATACTGGTACGCTTGGCCCTCCTCTACTTTATCATCGCTGAAGACGGTGGTACCGCTGTCTACTTCACCAGCCCTGGTCCAGGACCTCTTACCTGCCACACGGCGCTCAATCACAAAGCTGGTTACTTGCTTGCCCCCGTTGTCCCGCGGAGCCTTCCACTTCATCTTGATACACTTTCCTGAAAGCTCGAGGAACTCTACTTTCCCTTGAGGAGGCTTAGGATGGTCTGGGGAATGTGGCAAAACATGTGTCAAATATTTTGTATCTGCACTAAAGCAAACTTAACTTTTGTTAAATTATGCATTGTCACCCACCGATCACATTAAGGTGCATGTTGGCAACTGCAGTGCCACAGTCACTCTTCAGACGTAGCACAATTGCCCCACTGTCTTCTCGCACACATCTAGTGAAGAAGCAAAGTGATTTGTGTGCAGCCTTTTCAAAAGATCATAAAATATCTGAGTGAATATCTCTGCTCACCCACCTGCTGAGCACCAGCGAGGTGCCGTCAGCTGTCCTCTCCACCTTGGTCCTCTCATCCTCCATGACCTCCATGCCGTCCTTGTACCAGGTGACCTTGGGAGGTGGTTTCCCTTTAAAGGGGATCTTAATGGTGGCTGTTTGGCCTGCCTTCACAGTCACAGGTCGGGCCCCCAACAAGTCCAGCACAGAGGAATCAATCTCTGGAGGGTCTGGGAAAATATATGGTTAATATAGATTTGGATGCTATCTTTATGGGTGATTTATTTCAATTTCATTATGATTTTAATCAGTTTTCAGTAAAAGTTTGGTAGCTTTAGAGTGAGGGATTTAAAAATGTCTGACTTTGGCGACACCTGGTGGTAGTatcaaaaacacactgtaaagatTTAAGTTTGTTTCCATGACAGTGGCTGGAAGCTTGTCCCAGTAGGTCTCTTCCCCACCTGTGGACACATACTCAAATAtcaactacaaacacacacctgcaatAGTGAGTACAGCCTCGCTCTCAGCCCCCTTGGCTCTGAAGGTGTACTTGCCCTCGTGAGCATCAGTCACACCCGAGAAGATCAGCTTATGAACAGCTCCCTGTTTGACCACCTGAACGCCTCTCATCTCCGAAATCTGTCagatgaaataaacaaaatgtgttaaTGACAAATAAACGATCAAAAATatgggaggtgtgtgtgggtgataTAACTTAACTGATACAACCGTTTCACTTGATTAAAATGGTGTTGTCTGTGCAAATCCATCCAGTAGATGTGCTTAgcttttttgtttatgttgtcgGTACACCTACTGCAACATCTCAAGCTCACACAATAAAGGCAAACCTTTGCATTATGCctactgttgtttttattttggagacaatattaaaaatgattctCTCGCCTGCATTCCCACTTTATCACCCACGGCCCTGCAGTTCAGAGGATGAGATTACACATGAACCGTACTCGAGACTTTCTTTTCAAGTGACTGGACACAGCTCAACATACCGTGCCTGGGTAcagtacacagtgttcacacttataaaacaaactggactttcaGGTCAAGTGTACTTGGATCCGAGCCTGGGTCCCTGATATGAAAGACTCCTAAGTGAAAACTTTGGCCTGATGGTGGTGCTATAGGAGAAGTCAAGGGATCACCAAAACCATTAGCGTCTAGCAATTATGCCTGTGCAAAATTTcgggcaatccatccaatagctgttgagatacttcagtctggaccaaagtaaTGGACCGAAGCTTTCATTTACAGAAAAAGGGTGCATTTGAGGACCACCAAGAAGACTCTAACCCTTTTATCCCATCTTGTATCATCTCTCACCTCTACTCCATCTTTCAGCCACACTCCGTCCACCTTCTCATCGTCAAGGACAACACACAGCTCTGCAGGGGAGCCTGTAGGACACTGAGTATCTGACATACCTCTCGTCACTGAGGCGAAACGCTCTGGCAACACAAAGAAAGCCTTATTAATCTTTCAATGCTAGACTTAAAACACTGACACCCCCAAAAActccagacagacagaaatcatTACCATCCACGGTCAGAGTGGCAGAGGTGACATATTCATGAGCGTCGTTGTCCTGAGTGCAGATGATTGAATACTTTCCCTCATCTGTCAGCTCGCAGTCCTCGATGATAGCCTCTGCCCTCTTTCCCTCGTGCATGAAGATGTAGCGACGGCTGGCTGTGATATCACATCCATCTTTCAGCCAGCGAATGTGCACGTCCTTGGAGCTCAGCTCACACTCCAGGTGGGCCTTGCCTCTCTCCTGCACGTGGACATTCTTTAAGTGGCTGGTAAACTTGATGGGAATCCCTGGGTACAGGTAAAATAGCCCAAGAATGAAAAGAAGAGGGTCACTTTGGGGTTTATTTGGCCTTTACTAGCATGCTTCCctttacattttacataatTTCTGCACTATAAACGCATGCAAAATGAGTTTAATCACTTTCAGAAATAGAAAAACAGGATTATAGGGTGGAGAGAATTGAATTTTGTACCCACTTATTAGGTTGGTTCTTTATATTCAGTCCTAACGCAGACAGCAAACCTTCATTATAGACTTAtagttaaagaaaaagaaatatagaGTCTCctcatgaataaatgtaattaacaCAACCTCAATTACTATGCTTCTGTTCCTGCAACCCCAGAGGACAGCCACATGTCCTTGTGAAGATATTTACATGCCCCAGCTTGCACCTTGGGCAAGTAAGCATCTTGTTAGACACAGCCGTAATAAATGAGCTTGTTGTGAGGAGGGATTTGGTTGGATTACTTTCAACTCAGCACTAGGAGGGAGGATTTATTATGCTACCCATACGTCTTCATTTGGACGATGGAGGGAAGATGATGTTGTTTAGCATAGCTATGAAGGAACGAAGCCTCTAATCTCaggggagggggaaaaaaagcagtaACTGCTCATCTCCACCGAGTCTGAAGGGGGAAGTTTGTTTCCTTAGAAATGCTAGCTCCACTAAAACAAGAAGACACGGCCCTtttgggaaaaacaaaacataacaaagcacaacaaaaaagttttttatgAGGGCAAAGCCTATGAAATACTGGCCCGCACGTTCAATGAAGAGAGGCACAGTGGCGGTGAGGTCTCCGATGCTGATGGTGTAGTCTCCAGTGTCGCTGACTTTCACATCCTTAATCTTCAAAGTGTAGGTCAGACCATCCTCAGACAGGGACACGTCGAACTTTTCATCTCTTTTTACTTCCTTTCCCTTTACCTGtcagaacacaaacacaactgggAATACTATTTCCATATTCTTTTTCAATCATGTGTATTTCCCTGGTGTTCAAGTTTGCCTAGAACGTTGTCGGTGCAATTGTGTGttcttttcatcttttcatcTGAGTTACCTACAAGCCGAAAACTCCTAGAAATGTTCCTAGAGAGCAAATTCTTAAATCTTGTgcttgtgtgaatgtgtatgcaAGTCCTTCGGTGTGTCTTCTTCAGTCACGTACCTTCCAGATCAGCGGCGCGTCTGTCTTCTTCGAGAGACGGACCTCAAACGTGGCAGTCTGGCGCTCTGTCACTCTCTTGGGCTGGAAGTCAGACAGGAATTTCAGAGGTTCATCTGATGGAGAGATGGATGAGAAAAAGGCGTTCCAATCATATGATTTAAAGTGCATAGACTGAATCATGTAGACACCTCACTGAAAAGTATTTCATGCAAAATTAAAGGAGTTGGAAGCCACAAAACATGTCTGGCAATCGGCACTTTGATATGTGGGTGTTCAAAGAAATATGAAACAGCTAAGAAAGCccctgagagagaaaaacaaccctgactagtaaaaaaacaaagtaaaacatatTCATTTAGTCTATTTATGTCCTGTAGATGGAATGAGAGATGGGAGAAAGACATATGCAGGTCGTTATGCGCGCATAAAACTTGTTCCTATCTGtcaaacaatataaaacaagtGAATAAAAGTGACACTAAGAGTTGTTAATGCAGTCAATGATGACATTGTCTCCCTGAGTTATGAGCAGTGGGAAGGACTTGAGTCCCGTTCTGCACTTGCCTGTGACGTTAAGCCTGGCTGACAGTCTCTTGTCTGCAACCTGCAGAGTGTAGGTGCCCATGTCACTGAGGCTCACGTTAGAAATGCACAACATGTGCTTGGTTCCCATCTGTTTCACTTCATATTTCCCGTGAGAATACTGGATCCGCAGCAGCTCGGCGCCCTGAATCGTAAACAAAATGCCTAGATGAGGGGGGGAAACTCGCAAGTGTTTTATGTAACAAAAACACCCGTATATATGCAAACTTTGAAACACAACAGGCAGGCGCGTCAGTTTTTCACCAGAAACCAGTTCATCCTGATGTTTGGATCCTTCAGTTCCAGGATGGTGTCAAAGACGATGTTGGTGCCAGCTGTGGCAGTGATGTCCTCCAGGGGCTTCAGCACGCGCACCATCtggaaataaatcaaatgatcAAACACTCATTTATAGATTttaaacacaccacaaaaatgTCATCCCCCCCACCCCATCTTCATGTTAGTTGACTTTAGCGTTGCTATGCGACACACCTTTGTTGCCATGGCTGTGCTGTGTGACATTAAACTTTCCCCCTCCCCACCTTTTCCATTCTGCTCTATttttaagctgttttttttatgccaCATCCCAAACCTTTTCCCCCGTATGTGATCCTGTGGTATGTGAACAAGCTCTCTATATGACAggcccacctccacctcctctttcttcttcatcTCCTTCAGCTTCCTGAGGATGCCTCTGAAGTCGGTGAAGCCATGCTCGGCACAGATCCTCTCGTAGTCCTTCTTGTCAGCTCCAGCCAGGATCTTGAGCATCTCCTCCTCTGTAGGTggcctcttctctttcttttccacACTGCTGCACGAGGAGGAAAcaattgtgcatgtgtgtttacatgcacatatAAAAATTAATGCTGggcttgtgtgtgtacatgtacgTATGTCTGCCAGCATGTCTGGCAGTATGCATATGTGTGATGACAGCTCAGAAGCATCTTCCTCTGCCCCTGCAGCAACACCAGTACGCATTGCAGCTCTTTAGATCTCATCCTGTAGATATTTCAGGATGcataccaaaaaaaaaggatctgGGGGTGGATCAGAGAAAGCTCCATCACACCTTGACAGGTTTTGGGAGTGTCACGGCTAGTATTAGACAACAGGCTTGTGTTCCTACCATTTTTTCAGCATCTTTTTGAAGTCCAACGCTGGATCTAGGAACAAAGACAGAGCATCTTCACCTGAGGcactgaataaaaacagcacataAACTAAGCTGAAGGCTCCTAAATAACTATCAGAACTAAGAAAGCTTCACATAGTGTACGATATGAAATAGCTACTCACTTTCTGTAACAATGAGGGATACAGAGTAGGTGGCATCTCCGTGGTTGTTGGAGGCAACGCATTTGTAGACATCAGCATCCTCCAGGGCCAGGTTTTTGATCTGAAGTGGAGAAAAGTCACAACAGGTTATGTAAAATGAATGACAATGTCTTGCTTGCTGCCCAATGTCATACTGTCATGACATCGTCCGGTCACTTTAAATCCCACTGCAGTACTTGCGTGCAGCAGAAGGAGGCAGTGCCATGCTGGGAATACCCAGTAAACATTTAGCACCGCAACTTAACAGTCATCCCTCACCACAGAAACAGATGGCAAGGGGAGATGCATATGTCAGCACCCACAAGTTAATTGCTTTATAATAGCTATTTAAGCTTCACTTAAGCTCCCCGGCTGGTACAGAGAAAGCGCTAAATCCACTCCAGAGTGGTTATAGATAAAAGGATCAgagagaggtttttttttttattttctatctaCTTTTCCTCATGATGCATGGTGTGCCGTTTGAGTTGACAGAACCAAGATGGCAGAGCCCCTCGGCTTAATGATAGGCTGTACAGAGCCGCTGCACTCTACAGTAGTCTTTTACAGTTACATTCCCCTTTTAAAACCCCTTTTAAAACTATATACTGTACCTTGGTGAATGCATTTAGATTTAagtcagggtgtctgcaggtacCAGACACTTAATTTAATGGTTTTACAGACCTATTGAAGAccattttaaccaaatttaagactgattttcagacaaattatctttttattcattaaacATTGCAGTTGAGTGTAAAGGTAactaatatatttatatttatgtgtcTGGCCCAGTGCAGAGGTacgttttatgtaggaatatggttatcaTAGTGAGGATTAAATGTTTAAAGATTTGCAACATCAGAAGTGTGGACTTTAACACAGAAGATCTTGACTCAGTttataaaatggaaatgaaaaagGGGCAATTAAGATCACAAATgatcacaaattcaaatttaagactaacatttttttttttattattaacttgATTTAAGACTTCTTGGGACTTTCAAAGAACCTGCAGACACTCTGATTTAAGTGCATGTGGAGTAATTAAAAGATGTACTTGCAGATACTGGTGCTCCAAACACTAATTTTGTAAGAATAATGGCATCTACCTACAGGTGTGATGGATCAGCCATCACCAAGGCAACCAGAACAACCTGAGTGTATTAACACATACAACAGCTAGCTAGTATTTATAGTGTTGCTTGCTTGAAATAATACAAACACAGAGCTGACTAATTAACTGAAATGTTCCTGATATATTTTTCATTGTGTGGTGATATGAAAGAACACAATGAAGGAAAACAATATGATTCAACCTTTTGATATGTCACAGAAAACTAGATAGACTCAGTAGAGATCTGAATCAATACCTAATTTTTCTACAGGATGTCTTTAATTGTCTTGGGTTTCTTTACAGAGAGGAACACTGTGAGCTGTGTAGTTTTCGTGACCAACCTTGAGTATATGCTGATTGTTTATGTTGTCATAGAAAATGTTAGTCGCATCTGACAGTGGGTTACCGCTGGCTCGTTCCCACTTAACACTGGGCTGGGGTTTCCCCGTCACCTTGGCCTTGAACACAGCATTGTCACCTATAAATGACAGATCAGATACATGCATGCTTGATAAGTAACAACTGTCTGTATTATCAATTATTTCCAACAAATGTAACGTTAAATCCAATCTGAGATTTGATGAGAGAGCATGCTTAATATACATCAGATCAGTTGACCCTATCTTgcctttttcctgttttcctttCGTAACCAGTGAGTTTAAGGTCAACCCATGAATGCTAATGCAAAGGCTACGCTGCAGTGTTCTGCATATTGTG encodes the following:
- the LOC126408136 gene encoding LOW QUALITY PROTEIN: immunoglobulin superfamily member 22-like (The sequence of the model RefSeq protein was modified relative to this genomic sequence to represent the inferred CDS: substituted 1 base at 1 genomic stop codon) produces the protein MAAELLQATGGRVEQMEQQMGQVRQMSDMQMSSSSSSSTFTSSMGSTKLRKVSQGLSRTMEEHTGVQRKTSAVVESFSQVQKNPQIPEGESVPDFEEKLRPVTAQEGDNAVFKAKVTGKPQPSVKWERASGNPLSDATNIFYDNINNQHILKIKNLALEDADVYKCVASNNHGDATYSVSLIVTENPALDFKKMLKKCSVEKKEKRPPTEEEMLKILAGADKKDYERICAEHGFTDFRGILRKLKEMKKKEEVEMVRVLKPLEDITATAGTNIVFDTILELKDPNIRMNWFLGAELLRIQYSHGKYEVKQMGTKHMLCISNVSLSDMGTYTLQVADKRLSARLNVTDEPLKFLSDFQPKRVTERQTATFEVRLSKKTDAPLIWKVKGKEVKRDEKFDVSLSEDGLTYTLKIKDVKVSDTGDYTISIGDLTATVPLFIERIPIKFTSHLKNVHVQERGKAHLECELSSKDVHIRWLKDGCDITASRRYIFMHEGKRAEAIIEDCELTDEGKYSIICTQDNDAHEYVTSATLTVDERFASVTRGMSDTQCPTGSPAELCVVLDDEKVDGVWLKDGVEISEMRGVQVVKQGAVHKLIFSGVTDAHEGKYTFRAKGAESEAVLTIADPPEIDSSVLDLLGARPVTVKAGQTATIKIPFKGKPPPKVTWYKDGMEVMEDERTKVERTADGTSLVLSRCVREDSGAIVLRLKSDCGTAVANMHLNVIDHPKPPQGKVEFLELSGKCIKMKWKAPRDNGGKQVTSFVIERRVAGKRSWTRAGEVDSGTTVFSDDKVEEGQAYQYRIRAVNVEGMSDPLETEEVRAGEPVGESFSTSSLLFISYDXEHFFCLKSVYPEPPGTSSQPQVSNITKDTMTVSWTPPGSDGGAPVLGYVLERRKKGSNMWLQVNKELLTDTKFMVEGLVSDMEYEFRVISVNRAGAGHPSTVSNAVLAKDPIRAPGLVRNLCVSDSTNSSISLRWTPPEQGDEPSGYILEVRAEDAKEWSKATKIPIAGTAFNVGGLQERKKYHFRIRAVNEGGVGEPIELSEGVLAMPPPVAPRFDPLGKLRSPMVVRAGTALCLNLNFTASPPPVVTWFKDGVITKGREVITKSKNHSQFLIVSSQRSDSGIYRVHLKNDNGEAHYDINIRVTDFPRPPKNLRLEEEVPGTVTLQWDHTPDMADDDEGAHYIILKRDTSTTSWFTVAERVFSSKYTITGLLPGRKYYFRVIAQNSIGDSDPLDSKEPLIIAKEKEGIGSLRLREYTSKSRQVKPTFLLPLKDHAVRRGNDCTMSCAYQGMPTPQACWYKGDTNISDSPRFWHSTANGVCTLVIPTCGAKDGGEYTLVLENPLGKAKCSCTLVIFDQDDKSLLESLTKQANKEKLIL